In Drosophila bipectinata strain 14024-0381.07 chromosome 2R, DbipHiC1v2, whole genome shotgun sequence, one genomic interval encodes:
- the Csgalnact gene encoding chondroitin sulfate N-acetylgalactosaminyltransferase 1, whose amino-acid sequence MHNSLVSKLLVRLLLLFALVTVASIVVLTKCGFDELTTREAQPSNPSESSGFSYALSEREAEIERLKHEVLSLRTQILFLKNNHSSHNSGKLSNGSLQLVETTVGPQSAPLSHHYDCSSYIRKQVGAAEILHGLPLNNEYELVPYNHFTFTRVYPIDLGLGKRVVEKPIGYRRRDLIEAVNKALESLNRNHSAKIRAKGAVAGAPTDAIKYTLDDFVEGIYRNEPTTGTQYELYFQSVKNQASPVRRALVMRPFAPLQTVQLSELTPTADATRSSPPVIHVIMPLAGRLHSFLSFLHMFSKLEDRQLELIVVYFGVSGLDQARRMVSRSKRTQLIALNETFSRAKALRIGAEHVKPAGEDVLLFMCDVDIMFTTRFLERCRWNAAPGKKVYYPVVFSLYNPHVAYTLQGKPLPSDEEQLVISRDTGFWRDFGYGMTCQYRSDFLQVRGFDEEEIVGWGGEDVMLYRKYVRSKIKIIRATDPGIFHRWHIKICSSSLTADQYRACIRSRALNEASHAQLGFLAFRDDIAAANAANLNL is encoded by the exons ATGCATAACTCGCTGGTGTCCAAGTTGCTGGTCCGCCTGCTTCTGCTGTTTGCTCTGGTGACTGTCGCATCCATTGTGGTTCTCACCAAATGCGGATTTGACGAGTTGACCACGCGGGAAGCACAGCCCAGCAATCCAAGTGAATCCAGCGGCTTCAGTTATGCTCTGAGCGAGCGCGAAGCAGAAATTGAAAGGCTTAAGCATGAAGTTCTTTCCCTACGTACGCAAATTCTTTTTCTGAAGAATAACCACAGCAgccacaatagtggaaagttGTCCAATGGCAGTCTGCAGCTGGTGGAGACCACAGTGGGTCCACAGTCTGCCCCCTTATCGCACCACTACGACTGCAGTAGTTATATCCGGAAGCAGGTTGGTGCCGCTGAAATTCTTCACGGATTGCCGCTGAATAACGAATATGAGCTGGTGCCCTACAACCATTTCACATTCACCCGGGTATATCCCATCGACTTGGGCCTGGGCAAGCGGGTGGTGGAGAAGCCCATTGGCTATAGGCGGCGCGATCTCATCGAGGCTGTTAACAAGGCTCTGGAGAGCCTGAACCGAAATCACTCGGCCAAGATAAGAGCCAAGGGAGCTGTGGCAGGGGCTCCCACGGATGCGATCAAGTACACTTTGGACGACTTCGTCGAGGGCATCTACCGCAATGAGCCCACAACTGGCACTCAGTACGAGCTCTATTTCCAAAGCGTTAAAAATCAGGCGAGCCCGGTGCGAAGGGCACTAGTTATGCGACCGTTCGCCCCCCTGCAAACAGTTCAGCTGTCGGAGCTGACCCCGACTGCAGACGCCACAAGATCCAGTCCACCCGTGATCCATGTGATAATGCCCTTGGCCGGGAGGTTGCACAGTTTTCTCAGCTTCCTGCACATGTTCTCCAAGCTTGAGGATCGGCAATTGGAGCTCATTGTGGTTTACTTCGGTGTCAGCGGTCTTGACCAGGCCCGTCGAATGGTCAGTCGATCGAAAAGAACACAACTTATAGCCCTCAATGAGACATTTAGCAGAG cCAAAGCTCTCAGAATTGGCGCGGAGCATGTAAAGCCCGCTGGAGAGGATGTCCTGCTCTTCATGTGCGATGTGGATATTATGTTTACAACCAGATTCCTAGAGCGTTGTAGATGGAATGCAGCCCCTGGAAAGAAG GTTTACTATCCTGTGGTTTTTAGCCTCTACAATCCCCATGTGGCTTATACCCTCCAAGGAAAGCCGCTGCCCAGCGATGAGGAGCAGCTGGTGATCTCCAGGGACACTGGATTCTGGCGAGACTTTGGCTATGGAATGACGTGTCAGTACCGCTCCGATTTTCTGCAAGTTCGCGGTTTCGATGAGGAGGAAATAGTTGGCTGGGGCGGCGAGGATGTAATGCTGTATCGAAAATATGTACGctccaaaatcaaaattatacgTGCCACCGATCCTGGTATCTTTCATCGCTGGCACATAAAG ATATGTTCCAGTTCCCTGACTGCGGATCAGTATCGAGCCTGCATTCGATCCAGAGCTCTGAATGAAGCGTCTCATGCCCAGCTTGGCTTTTTGGCCTTCCGGGACGATATAGCTGCTGCAAACGCTGCCAACTTGAACTTGTGA
- the LOC108118838 gene encoding uncharacterized protein isoform X3 translates to MRAFMLLPWLALLVCVRAAVTGPEARSSVDSKDRQVATAGVGVLDSVLRGKSRQSRCVRCYEDRDRDRYYGGYSSRTGDDTRGSSWYYSGYDERGSSRDRDYDRYYDRYRSYYDDRYSPRTYDRYEGRGYDDYRRPSSYGSYDRERGYGYDNRDRYYTDRYSEGSSRDRYYDRSRSGYDRYDPYDRYYSRYDFRNYRPWDETYRGQSGFDNSGRGYYFATDEDDGDMRNRGYAYNRPSNSLSTPCGRLAGNCPYAGAGYSKVTSSAIGSDSSRIPGHTNVLGSEGGGWTYLGDRDRDRDQDKVSGNGNSSGGGSGSSSNSGSSNGNGGSGSGGSRDRDRDRDAQRLALLSPLIALPMVADHVL, encoded by the exons ATGAGAGCTTTTATGCTG CTACCTTGGTTGGCCCTGCTCGTCTGTGTGCGAGCGGCGGTGACGGGACCCGAGGCGAGGTCCAGTGTGGACTCTAAGGATCGACAAGTGGCCACCGCGGGGGTGGGAGTCCTGGACTCCGTGCTGCGCGGCAAGAGCCGACAGTCTCGCTGTGTACGCTGCTACGAGGATCGTGATCGGGATCGTTATTACGGCGGATACTCCAGCCGAACTGGAGACGATACTCGCGGCAGCTCCTGGTACTATTCCGGATACGATGAACGCGGCAGCAGTCGGGACCGGGACTACGACAGGTACTATGACCGTTATCGGTCATACTACGACGATCGGTACTCCCCAAGGACTTACGACCGGTACGAGGGAAGAGGCTACGATGATTACAGACGTCCTTCGAGCTACGGATCCTACGACAGGGAGCGCGGATATGGCTACGATAACCGAGATCGGTACTACACCGACCGTTATAGCGAAGGTTCGTCCAGGG ATCGGTACTACGACCGCTCTCGTTCCGGCTACGATCGCTATGACCCCTACGACCGCTACTACTCCAGGTATGATTTTCGCAACTATCGTCCTTGGGATGAAACCTACAG AGGTCAGTCTGGCTTCGATAACTCCGGACGTGGCTATTACTTTGCCACCGACGAGGACGACGGAGACATGAGAAACCGGGGCTACGCCTACAACCGCCCCTCCAACTCGCTGTCCACGCCCTGCGGCCGCCTCGCCGGAAATTGTCCTTATGCCGGTGCCGGTTACTCCAAGGTCACGTCCTCGGCCATCGGCAGTGACAGCTCCCGCATCCCGGGTCACACCAATGTCCTTGGCTCGGAGGGCGGCGGCTGGACGTATCTGGGAGACCGCGACCGAGACCGGGATCAGGACAAGGTCAGCGGCAATGGCAACAGCAGCGGCGGGGGCAGCGGCAGTAGCTCcaacagcggcagcagcaatgGCAACggaggcagcggcagcggcggcagtCGGGATCGGGACAGGGATAGGGATGCACAGAG GCTTGCCCTCTTGTCGCCCCTTATAGCTCTTCCTATGGTGGCCGACCACGTCCTCTAG
- the LOC108118838 gene encoding probable ATP-dependent RNA helicase ddx17 isoform X1: MRAFMLLPWLALLVCVRAAVTGPEARSSVDSKDRQVATAGVGVLDSVLRGKSRQSRCVRCYEDRDRDRYYGGYSSRTGDDTRGSSWYYSGYDERGSSRDRDYDRYYDRYRSYYDDRYSPRTYDRYEGRGYDDYRRPSSYGSYDRERGYGYDNRDRYYTDRYSEGSSRDRYYDRSRSGYDRYDPYDRYYSRYDFRNYRPWDETYRGQSGFDNSGRGYYFATDEDDGDMRNRGYAYNRPSNSLSTPCGRLAGNCPYAGAGYSKVTSSAIGSDSSRIPGHTNVLGSEGGGWTYLGDRDRDRDQDKVSGNGNSSGGGSGSSSNSGSSNGNGGSGSGGSRDRDRDRDAQSSSYGGRPRPLGVSYLLERDSDSSSDGPGNPANPAGGGVGGGGGTNGGAGGQSMPIPAAQTAAEGSSGNAEQ; this comes from the exons ATGAGAGCTTTTATGCTG CTACCTTGGTTGGCCCTGCTCGTCTGTGTGCGAGCGGCGGTGACGGGACCCGAGGCGAGGTCCAGTGTGGACTCTAAGGATCGACAAGTGGCCACCGCGGGGGTGGGAGTCCTGGACTCCGTGCTGCGCGGCAAGAGCCGACAGTCTCGCTGTGTACGCTGCTACGAGGATCGTGATCGGGATCGTTATTACGGCGGATACTCCAGCCGAACTGGAGACGATACTCGCGGCAGCTCCTGGTACTATTCCGGATACGATGAACGCGGCAGCAGTCGGGACCGGGACTACGACAGGTACTATGACCGTTATCGGTCATACTACGACGATCGGTACTCCCCAAGGACTTACGACCGGTACGAGGGAAGAGGCTACGATGATTACAGACGTCCTTCGAGCTACGGATCCTACGACAGGGAGCGCGGATATGGCTACGATAACCGAGATCGGTACTACACCGACCGTTATAGCGAAGGTTCGTCCAGGG ATCGGTACTACGACCGCTCTCGTTCCGGCTACGATCGCTATGACCCCTACGACCGCTACTACTCCAGGTATGATTTTCGCAACTATCGTCCTTGGGATGAAACCTACAG AGGTCAGTCTGGCTTCGATAACTCCGGACGTGGCTATTACTTTGCCACCGACGAGGACGACGGAGACATGAGAAACCGGGGCTACGCCTACAACCGCCCCTCCAACTCGCTGTCCACGCCCTGCGGCCGCCTCGCCGGAAATTGTCCTTATGCCGGTGCCGGTTACTCCAAGGTCACGTCCTCGGCCATCGGCAGTGACAGCTCCCGCATCCCGGGTCACACCAATGTCCTTGGCTCGGAGGGCGGCGGCTGGACGTATCTGGGAGACCGCGACCGAGACCGGGATCAGGACAAGGTCAGCGGCAATGGCAACAGCAGCGGCGGGGGCAGCGGCAGTAGCTCcaacagcggcagcagcaatgGCAACggaggcagcggcagcggcggcagtCGGGATCGGGACAGGGATAGGGATGCACAGAG CTCTTCCTATGGTGGCCGACCACGTCCTCTAGGCGTCAGCTATCTGCTGGAACGGGACTCGGACTCCTCGTCGGACGGCCCTGGAAACCCGGCGAACCCAGCcggtggtggtgttggtggaggtggtggtactaatggtggtgctggtggccAGAGCATGCCCATTCCCGCTGCCCAGACAGCCGCCGAAGGAAGTTCCGGCAACGCCGAGCAGTAG
- the LOC108118838 gene encoding RNA-binding protein FUS isoform X2, translated as MRAFMLLPWLALLVCVRAAVTGPEARSSVDSKDRQVATAGVGVLDSVLRGKSRQSRCVRCYEDRDRDRYYGGYSSRTGDDTRGSSWYYSGYDERGSSRDRDYDRYYDRYRSYYDDRYSPRTYDRYEGRGYDDYRRPSSYGSYDRERGYGYDNRDRYYTDRYSEGSSRDRYYDRSRSGYDRYDPYDRYYSRGQSGFDNSGRGYYFATDEDDGDMRNRGYAYNRPSNSLSTPCGRLAGNCPYAGAGYSKVTSSAIGSDSSRIPGHTNVLGSEGGGWTYLGDRDRDRDQDKVSGNGNSSGGGSGSSSNSGSSNGNGGSGSGGSRDRDRDRDAQSSSYGGRPRPLGVSYLLERDSDSSSDGPGNPANPAGGGVGGGGGTNGGAGGQSMPIPAAQTAAEGSSGNAEQ; from the exons ATGAGAGCTTTTATGCTG CTACCTTGGTTGGCCCTGCTCGTCTGTGTGCGAGCGGCGGTGACGGGACCCGAGGCGAGGTCCAGTGTGGACTCTAAGGATCGACAAGTGGCCACCGCGGGGGTGGGAGTCCTGGACTCCGTGCTGCGCGGCAAGAGCCGACAGTCTCGCTGTGTACGCTGCTACGAGGATCGTGATCGGGATCGTTATTACGGCGGATACTCCAGCCGAACTGGAGACGATACTCGCGGCAGCTCCTGGTACTATTCCGGATACGATGAACGCGGCAGCAGTCGGGACCGGGACTACGACAGGTACTATGACCGTTATCGGTCATACTACGACGATCGGTACTCCCCAAGGACTTACGACCGGTACGAGGGAAGAGGCTACGATGATTACAGACGTCCTTCGAGCTACGGATCCTACGACAGGGAGCGCGGATATGGCTACGATAACCGAGATCGGTACTACACCGACCGTTATAGCGAAGGTTCGTCCAGGG ATCGGTACTACGACCGCTCTCGTTCCGGCTACGATCGCTATGACCCCTACGACCGCTACTACTCCAG AGGTCAGTCTGGCTTCGATAACTCCGGACGTGGCTATTACTTTGCCACCGACGAGGACGACGGAGACATGAGAAACCGGGGCTACGCCTACAACCGCCCCTCCAACTCGCTGTCCACGCCCTGCGGCCGCCTCGCCGGAAATTGTCCTTATGCCGGTGCCGGTTACTCCAAGGTCACGTCCTCGGCCATCGGCAGTGACAGCTCCCGCATCCCGGGTCACACCAATGTCCTTGGCTCGGAGGGCGGCGGCTGGACGTATCTGGGAGACCGCGACCGAGACCGGGATCAGGACAAGGTCAGCGGCAATGGCAACAGCAGCGGCGGGGGCAGCGGCAGTAGCTCcaacagcggcagcagcaatgGCAACggaggcagcggcagcggcggcagtCGGGATCGGGACAGGGATAGGGATGCACAGAG CTCTTCCTATGGTGGCCGACCACGTCCTCTAGGCGTCAGCTATCTGCTGGAACGGGACTCGGACTCCTCGTCGGACGGCCCTGGAAACCCGGCGAACCCAGCcggtggtggtgttggtggaggtggtggtactaatggtggtgctggtggccAGAGCATGCCCATTCCCGCTGCCCAGACAGCCGCCGAAGGAAGTTCCGGCAACGCCGAGCAGTAG
- the LOC108118838 gene encoding RNA-binding motif protein, X chromosome isoform X5, which produces MRAFMLLPWLALLVCVRAAVTGPEARSSVDSKDRQVATAGVGVLDSVLRGKSRQSRCVRCYEDRDRDRYYGGYSSRTGDDTRGSSWYYSGYDERGSSRDRDYDRYYDRYRSYYDDRYSPRTYDRYEGRGYDDYRRPSSYGSYDRERGYGYDNRDRYYTDRYSEGSSRDRYYDRSRSGYDRYDPYDRYYSSSSYGGRPRPLGVSYLLERDSDSSSDGPGNPANPAGGGVGGGGGTNGGAGGQSMPIPAAQTAAEGSSGNAEQ; this is translated from the exons ATGAGAGCTTTTATGCTG CTACCTTGGTTGGCCCTGCTCGTCTGTGTGCGAGCGGCGGTGACGGGACCCGAGGCGAGGTCCAGTGTGGACTCTAAGGATCGACAAGTGGCCACCGCGGGGGTGGGAGTCCTGGACTCCGTGCTGCGCGGCAAGAGCCGACAGTCTCGCTGTGTACGCTGCTACGAGGATCGTGATCGGGATCGTTATTACGGCGGATACTCCAGCCGAACTGGAGACGATACTCGCGGCAGCTCCTGGTACTATTCCGGATACGATGAACGCGGCAGCAGTCGGGACCGGGACTACGACAGGTACTATGACCGTTATCGGTCATACTACGACGATCGGTACTCCCCAAGGACTTACGACCGGTACGAGGGAAGAGGCTACGATGATTACAGACGTCCTTCGAGCTACGGATCCTACGACAGGGAGCGCGGATATGGCTACGATAACCGAGATCGGTACTACACCGACCGTTATAGCGAAGGTTCGTCCAGGG ATCGGTACTACGACCGCTCTCGTTCCGGCTACGATCGCTATGACCCCTACGACCGCTACTACTCCAG CTCTTCCTATGGTGGCCGACCACGTCCTCTAGGCGTCAGCTATCTGCTGGAACGGGACTCGGACTCCTCGTCGGACGGCCCTGGAAACCCGGCGAACCCAGCcggtggtggtgttggtggaggtggtggtactaatggtggtgctggtggccAGAGCATGCCCATTCCCGCTGCCCAGACAGCCGCCGAAGGAAGTTCCGGCAACGCCGAGCAGTAG
- the LOC108118838 gene encoding uncharacterized protein isoform X4, protein MRAFMLLPWLALLVCVRAAVTGPEARSSVDSKDRQVATAGVGVLDSVLRGKSRQSRCVRCYEDRDRDRYYGGYSSRTGDDTRGSSWYYSGYDERGSSRDRDYDRYYDRYRSYYDDRYSPRTYDRYEGRGYDDYRRPSSYGSYDRERGYGYDNRDRYYTDRYSEGSSRDRYYDRSRSGYDRYDPYDRYYSRGQSGFDNSGRGYYFATDEDDGDMRNRGYAYNRPSNSLSTPCGRLAGNCPYAGAGYSKVTSSAIGSDSSRIPGHTNVLGSEGGGWTYLGDRDRDRDQDKVSGNGNSSGGGSGSSSNSGSSNGNGGSGSGGSRDRDRDRDAQRLALLSPLIALPMVADHVL, encoded by the exons ATGAGAGCTTTTATGCTG CTACCTTGGTTGGCCCTGCTCGTCTGTGTGCGAGCGGCGGTGACGGGACCCGAGGCGAGGTCCAGTGTGGACTCTAAGGATCGACAAGTGGCCACCGCGGGGGTGGGAGTCCTGGACTCCGTGCTGCGCGGCAAGAGCCGACAGTCTCGCTGTGTACGCTGCTACGAGGATCGTGATCGGGATCGTTATTACGGCGGATACTCCAGCCGAACTGGAGACGATACTCGCGGCAGCTCCTGGTACTATTCCGGATACGATGAACGCGGCAGCAGTCGGGACCGGGACTACGACAGGTACTATGACCGTTATCGGTCATACTACGACGATCGGTACTCCCCAAGGACTTACGACCGGTACGAGGGAAGAGGCTACGATGATTACAGACGTCCTTCGAGCTACGGATCCTACGACAGGGAGCGCGGATATGGCTACGATAACCGAGATCGGTACTACACCGACCGTTATAGCGAAGGTTCGTCCAGGG ATCGGTACTACGACCGCTCTCGTTCCGGCTACGATCGCTATGACCCCTACGACCGCTACTACTCCAG AGGTCAGTCTGGCTTCGATAACTCCGGACGTGGCTATTACTTTGCCACCGACGAGGACGACGGAGACATGAGAAACCGGGGCTACGCCTACAACCGCCCCTCCAACTCGCTGTCCACGCCCTGCGGCCGCCTCGCCGGAAATTGTCCTTATGCCGGTGCCGGTTACTCCAAGGTCACGTCCTCGGCCATCGGCAGTGACAGCTCCCGCATCCCGGGTCACACCAATGTCCTTGGCTCGGAGGGCGGCGGCTGGACGTATCTGGGAGACCGCGACCGAGACCGGGATCAGGACAAGGTCAGCGGCAATGGCAACAGCAGCGGCGGGGGCAGCGGCAGTAGCTCcaacagcggcagcagcaatgGCAACggaggcagcggcagcggcggcagtCGGGATCGGGACAGGGATAGGGATGCACAGAG GCTTGCCCTCTTGTCGCCCCTTATAGCTCTTCCTATGGTGGCCGACCACGTCCTCTAG
- the LOC108118838 gene encoding uncharacterized protein isoform X7 translates to MRAFMLLPWLALLVCVRAAVTGPEARSSVDSKDRQVATAGVGVLDSVLRGKSRQSRCVRCYEDRDRDRYYGGYSSRTGDDTRGSSWYYSGYDERGSSRDRDYDRYYDRYRSYYDDRYSPRTYDRYEGRGYDDYRRPSSYGSYDRERGYGYDNRDRYYTDRYSEGSSRDRYYDRSRSGYDRYDPYDRYYSRYDFRNYRPWDETYRSVWLR, encoded by the exons ATGAGAGCTTTTATGCTG CTACCTTGGTTGGCCCTGCTCGTCTGTGTGCGAGCGGCGGTGACGGGACCCGAGGCGAGGTCCAGTGTGGACTCTAAGGATCGACAAGTGGCCACCGCGGGGGTGGGAGTCCTGGACTCCGTGCTGCGCGGCAAGAGCCGACAGTCTCGCTGTGTACGCTGCTACGAGGATCGTGATCGGGATCGTTATTACGGCGGATACTCCAGCCGAACTGGAGACGATACTCGCGGCAGCTCCTGGTACTATTCCGGATACGATGAACGCGGCAGCAGTCGGGACCGGGACTACGACAGGTACTATGACCGTTATCGGTCATACTACGACGATCGGTACTCCCCAAGGACTTACGACCGGTACGAGGGAAGAGGCTACGATGATTACAGACGTCCTTCGAGCTACGGATCCTACGACAGGGAGCGCGGATATGGCTACGATAACCGAGATCGGTACTACACCGACCGTTATAGCGAAGGTTCGTCCAGGG ATCGGTACTACGACCGCTCTCGTTCCGGCTACGATCGCTATGACCCCTACGACCGCTACTACTCCAGGTATGATTTTCGCAACTATCGTCCTTGGGATGAAACCTACAG GTCAGTCTGGCTTCGATAA
- the LOC108118838 gene encoding uncharacterized protein isoform X6, with product MRAFMLLPWLALLVCVRAAVTGPEARSSVDSKDRQVATAGVGVLDSVLRGKSRQSRCVRCYEDRDRDRYYGGYSSRTGDDTRGSSWYYSGYDERGSSRDRDYDRYYDRYRSYYDDRYSPRTYDRYEGRGYDDYRRPSSYGSYDRERGYGYDNRDRYYTDRYSEDRYYDRSRSGYDRYDPYDRYYSSSSYGGRPRPLGVSYLLERDSDSSSDGPGNPANPAGGGVGGGGGTNGGAGGQSMPIPAAQTAAEGSSGNAEQ from the exons ATGAGAGCTTTTATGCTG CTACCTTGGTTGGCCCTGCTCGTCTGTGTGCGAGCGGCGGTGACGGGACCCGAGGCGAGGTCCAGTGTGGACTCTAAGGATCGACAAGTGGCCACCGCGGGGGTGGGAGTCCTGGACTCCGTGCTGCGCGGCAAGAGCCGACAGTCTCGCTGTGTACGCTGCTACGAGGATCGTGATCGGGATCGTTATTACGGCGGATACTCCAGCCGAACTGGAGACGATACTCGCGGCAGCTCCTGGTACTATTCCGGATACGATGAACGCGGCAGCAGTCGGGACCGGGACTACGACAGGTACTATGACCGTTATCGGTCATACTACGACGATCGGTACTCCCCAAGGACTTACGACCGGTACGAGGGAAGAGGCTACGATGATTACAGACGTCCTTCGAGCTACGGATCCTACGACAGGGAGCGCGGATATGGCTACGATAACCGAGATCGGTACTACACCGACCGTTATAGCGAAG ATCGGTACTACGACCGCTCTCGTTCCGGCTACGATCGCTATGACCCCTACGACCGCTACTACTCCAG CTCTTCCTATGGTGGCCGACCACGTCCTCTAGGCGTCAGCTATCTGCTGGAACGGGACTCGGACTCCTCGTCGGACGGCCCTGGAAACCCGGCGAACCCAGCcggtggtggtgttggtggaggtggtggtactaatggtggtgctggtggccAGAGCATGCCCATTCCCGCTGCCCAGACAGCCGCCGAAGGAAGTTCCGGCAACGCCGAGCAGTAG